In Burkholderia gladioli, a genomic segment contains:
- the tsaB gene encoding tRNA (adenosine(37)-N6)-threonylcarbamoyltransferase complex dimerization subunit type 1 TsaB, which yields MSAMTQTVLLAIDTSTEFCSVALIAASDAAPASTAPRIWFRHDETGAVSSTRVLPAVRELLDEAGFTLADCAAIAFGAGPGSFTGLRTATGVAQGLAFGRGLPVVPIGTLAACAEHARLNALAAGAPAPTRVLAALDARMDEVYWADYAWDEAAGDWRTLQPAALDAPGLLVAPAEPFTLAGNAAAAFGERLPLAALAAHVDGAALPHAVPVAQLALRAFRAGRVVPADQAAPEYVRNKVAQTTAERLAERAAREGGR from the coding sequence ATGTCGGCCATGACGCAAACCGTGCTCCTCGCCATCGATACCTCGACCGAATTCTGCTCGGTCGCCCTGATCGCCGCCTCCGACGCGGCGCCTGCTTCCACCGCCCCGCGCATCTGGTTCCGCCACGACGAGACGGGCGCCGTCTCCAGCACGCGCGTGCTGCCTGCCGTGCGCGAACTGCTCGACGAAGCCGGCTTCACGCTGGCCGATTGCGCCGCGATCGCCTTCGGCGCGGGGCCGGGCTCGTTCACGGGCCTGCGCACCGCGACCGGCGTGGCGCAGGGCCTGGCTTTCGGCCGCGGCTTGCCGGTGGTGCCGATCGGCACGCTGGCCGCCTGTGCCGAGCACGCGCGGCTCAACGCGCTGGCCGCTGGCGCACCGGCGCCGACGCGCGTGCTGGCCGCGCTCGATGCGCGCATGGACGAGGTCTACTGGGCCGACTATGCCTGGGACGAAGCCGCCGGCGATTGGCGCACGCTGCAGCCGGCCGCGCTCGACGCGCCGGGCCTGCTGGTTGCGCCCGCCGAACCGTTCACGCTGGCCGGCAACGCGGCCGCGGCCTTCGGCGAACGCCTGCCGCTGGCGGCGCTGGCCGCCCATGTCGACGGCGCGGCGCTGCCGCACGCGGTGCCGGTCGCGCAGCTCGCGCTGCGCGCGTTTCGCGCCGGCCGTGTGGTGCCGGCCGACCAGGCCGCGCCCGAATACGTGCGCAACAAGGTCGCGCAGACCACCGCCGAGCGGCTCGCCGAGCGTGCCGCCCGGGAGGGCGGCCGATGA
- a CDS encoding DEAD/DEAH box helicase, with protein MTSSQPQSPLNAIADQALGLTDAAAAPIEAAQPDDGEPSFASLGLSPEIVSALEAAGYVKPTPVQQRAIPAGIAGRDLLVSSPTGSGKTAAFMLPAIERFAQLQKTQAQQPRAPREPQSADRRQRRPQPVARPGLLVLTPTRELAMQVTTAASTYGKHLRRLRTVSILGGVAYGQQLMLLAKNPEILVATPGRLLDHLERGRIDLSELKMLVLDEADRMLDMGFIDDIETIVAATPASRQTMLFSATLDGKIGSLTSRLLKDPERIEIVQKMEARTNIAQTVHYVDDRDHKDRLLDHLLRDDALDQAIIFTATKIDADQLAGRLADAGFESAALHGDLPQGARNRTIRALRERRVRVLVATDVAARGIDIPGITHVFNYDLPKFAEDYVHRIGRTGRAGRSGIAVSLVHHAEQGALKRIERFVRSPLPVNVIEGFEPRKAPPRNGPSRGRPGGGNGGRRFGGKPGGSREGGYGGGNREGGRSYGSGNGGGWSGKPSNGGGNREGGYGGNRRSDAPRGPRRGSAA; from the coding sequence ATGACTTCGAGCCAACCCCAAAGCCCGCTCAACGCGATTGCCGACCAGGCACTCGGTCTGACCGACGCCGCTGCCGCGCCCATCGAGGCTGCGCAGCCCGACGACGGCGAACCGAGCTTCGCGTCGCTCGGGCTGTCGCCGGAGATCGTCTCCGCCCTGGAGGCCGCCGGCTACGTGAAGCCGACCCCGGTCCAGCAGCGCGCGATCCCCGCCGGCATCGCGGGCCGCGACCTCCTGGTGTCGAGCCCGACCGGCTCCGGCAAGACGGCCGCCTTCATGCTGCCCGCGATCGAGCGATTCGCGCAACTGCAGAAGACCCAGGCGCAACAACCGCGCGCGCCGCGCGAGCCGCAATCGGCCGACCGCCGCCAGCGTCGCCCGCAGCCGGTGGCCCGCCCGGGCCTGCTGGTGCTGACCCCCACGCGTGAACTGGCGATGCAGGTCACCACCGCCGCCTCGACCTACGGCAAGCACCTGCGCCGCCTGCGCACGGTCAGCATCCTCGGCGGCGTGGCCTATGGCCAGCAGCTGATGCTGCTGGCGAAGAACCCGGAAATCCTGGTCGCCACGCCGGGCCGCCTGCTCGACCACCTCGAGCGCGGCCGCATCGACCTGTCCGAGCTGAAGATGCTGGTGCTCGACGAAGCCGACCGCATGCTCGACATGGGCTTCATCGACGACATCGAGACCATCGTCGCGGCCACCCCGGCCTCGCGCCAGACCATGCTGTTCTCGGCCACCCTGGACGGCAAGATCGGCTCGCTGACCAGCCGCCTGCTGAAGGATCCGGAGCGCATCGAGATCGTCCAGAAGATGGAGGCGCGCACCAACATCGCCCAGACGGTCCACTACGTCGACGACCGCGACCACAAGGATCGCCTGCTCGACCACCTGCTGCGCGACGACGCGCTGGACCAGGCGATCATCTTCACCGCCACCAAGATCGACGCCGACCAACTGGCCGGCCGCCTGGCCGATGCCGGGTTCGAATCGGCCGCGCTGCACGGCGACCTGCCGCAAGGCGCGCGCAACCGCACCATCCGCGCGCTGCGCGAGCGCCGCGTGCGCGTGCTGGTGGCCACCGACGTGGCCGCGCGCGGGATCGACATCCCCGGCATCACGCACGTCTTCAACTACGACCTGCCGAAGTTCGCCGAGGACTACGTGCACCGCATCGGCCGTACCGGCCGCGCGGGCCGCTCGGGTATCGCGGTGAGCCTGGTGCACCACGCCGAACAGGGCGCCCTCAAGCGCATCGAGCGCTTCGTGCGTTCGCCGCTGCCGGTCAACGTGATCGAAGGCTTCGAGCCGCGCAAGGCTCCCCCGCGCAACGGCCCGAGCCGTGGCCGTCCGGGCGGCGGCAACGGCGGTCGCCGTTTCGGCGGCAAGCCGGGCGGCAGCCGTGAAGGCGGCTACGGCGGCGGCAATCGCGAAGGCGGCCGCAGCTACGGCAGCGGCAATGGCGGCGGCTGGAGCGGCAAGCCCTCGAACGGCGGCGGCAACCGCGAAGGCGGCTACGGCGGCAACCGTCGCAGCGACGCCCCGCGCGGCCCGCGTCGCGGCTCGGCAGCCTGA
- the rimI gene encoding ribosomal protein S18-alanine N-acetyltransferase — MSGVLMTDRYLAPMTDADLDEVVEIEKAAYEFPWSRGNFEDSLRNGYFGVCMRHVTGTLVGYCVLMPVVDEMHLLNLCVAPAAQHAGCGLALLREATRIARAERLDGMLLEVRPSNPRAIRLYERFGFEVVGRRKNYYPAKHRTREDAIVMRLSLDIQGGTHELA, encoded by the coding sequence ATGAGCGGCGTGCTGATGACCGACCGTTATCTGGCGCCGATGACGGACGCCGACCTCGACGAGGTGGTCGAGATCGAGAAGGCCGCCTATGAATTCCCGTGGTCGCGCGGCAACTTCGAGGATTCGCTGCGCAACGGCTATTTCGGCGTCTGCATGCGGCACGTGACGGGCACCCTGGTCGGCTACTGCGTGCTGATGCCGGTGGTCGACGAGATGCACCTGCTCAATCTGTGCGTGGCGCCCGCCGCGCAGCATGCCGGCTGCGGGCTCGCGCTGCTGCGCGAGGCGACGCGCATCGCGCGCGCCGAGCGGCTCGACGGCATGCTGCTCGAGGTGCGACCGTCCAATCCGCGTGCGATCCGGCTCTACGAACGCTTCGGCTTCGAGGTGGTCGGGCGCCGCAAGAACTATTACCCGGCGAAGCACCGCACGCGCGAGGACGCGATCGTGATGCGGCTGTCGCTCGATATTCAGGGAGGCACGCATGAGCTGGCTTGA
- a CDS encoding acyl-CoA-binding protein, with product MSDIQAQFEQALVDVKQLSEKPGNMTLLRLYALYKQGSEGDVNGEKPGFTDIVGKYKYDAWAALKGTSQEEAQKQYVQLVEDLKSGAAS from the coding sequence ATGAGCGATATCCAAGCCCAGTTCGAGCAAGCGCTGGTGGACGTCAAGCAACTGAGCGAGAAGCCCGGCAACATGACCCTGCTGCGTCTCTACGCGCTGTACAAGCAAGGTAGCGAAGGCGACGTCAATGGCGAGAAGCCCGGCTTCACCGACATCGTCGGCAAGTACAAGTACGACGCCTGGGCCGCGCTGAAGGGCACCTCGCAGGAAGAGGCCCAGAAGCAGTACGTGCAGCTGGTGGAAGACCTGAAGAGCGGCGCCGCCTCCTGA
- the aceA gene encoding isocitrate lyase, with product MSRQQQAKALQQKWESDPRWKGIKRGYTAEDVIRLRGSIEVQHTIAQRGAEKLWSLINEEPFVNALGALTGNQAMQQVKAGLKAIYLSGWQVAGDANVAGEMYPDQSLYPANSVPLVVKRINNTLTRADQIQWSEGKNPGEEGYVDYFAPIVADAEAGFGGVLNAFELMKAMIEAGASGVHFEDQLASVKKCGHMGGKVLVPTRENVAKLSAARLAADVMGVPTVLIARTDAEAADLITSDIDENDKPFLTGERTVEGFFRTRPGIEQAISRGLAYAPYADLVWCETGKPDLEYAKKFAEAIHKQFPGKMLSYNCSPSFNWKKNLDDATIAKFQKELGAMGYKFQFITLAGFHSLNYSMFNLAHGYARTQMSAFVELQQAEFAAADKGFTAVKHQREVGTGYFDAVTQTVEREASTTALHGSTEDEQFFDGKKVA from the coding sequence ATGTCGCGTCAACAACAGGCCAAGGCACTGCAGCAGAAGTGGGAAAGCGATCCGCGCTGGAAGGGCATCAAGCGCGGCTACACCGCCGAGGACGTGATCCGCCTGCGCGGCTCGATCGAGGTCCAGCACACCATCGCCCAGCGCGGCGCGGAAAAGCTCTGGAGCCTCATCAACGAGGAGCCCTTCGTCAACGCGCTCGGCGCGCTGACCGGCAACCAGGCCATGCAGCAGGTCAAGGCGGGCCTCAAGGCCATCTACCTGTCGGGCTGGCAGGTGGCGGGCGACGCCAACGTGGCCGGCGAGATGTACCCCGACCAGTCGCTCTACCCGGCCAACTCGGTGCCGCTGGTGGTCAAGCGCATCAACAACACGCTCACGCGCGCCGACCAGATCCAGTGGTCGGAAGGCAAGAACCCCGGCGAGGAAGGCTACGTCGACTACTTCGCGCCGATCGTGGCCGATGCGGAAGCCGGTTTCGGCGGCGTGCTCAATGCATTCGAGCTGATGAAGGCGATGATCGAGGCCGGCGCCTCGGGCGTGCACTTCGAGGACCAGCTCGCCTCGGTCAAGAAGTGCGGCCACATGGGCGGCAAGGTGCTGGTGCCGACCCGCGAGAACGTCGCCAAGCTCAGCGCCGCGCGCCTGGCCGCCGACGTGATGGGCGTGCCGACCGTGCTGATCGCGCGCACCGACGCGGAAGCCGCCGACCTGATCACGTCCGACATCGACGAGAACGACAAGCCTTTCCTGACCGGCGAGCGCACCGTCGAAGGCTTCTTCCGCACGCGCCCCGGCATCGAGCAGGCGATCTCGCGCGGCCTGGCCTATGCGCCCTACGCCGACCTGGTCTGGTGCGAAACCGGCAAGCCCGATCTCGAGTACGCGAAGAAGTTCGCCGAGGCGATCCACAAGCAGTTCCCGGGCAAGATGCTCTCGTACAACTGCTCGCCGTCCTTCAACTGGAAGAAGAACCTCGACGACGCGACCATCGCCAAGTTCCAGAAGGAGCTCGGCGCGATGGGCTACAAGTTCCAGTTCATCACGCTGGCCGGCTTCCACTCGCTGAACTACTCGATGTTCAACCTCGCGCACGGTTATGCCCGCACCCAGATGAGCGCCTTCGTGGAGCTGCAGCAGGCCGAGTTCGCCGCCGCCGACAAGGGCTTCACGGCCGTCAAGCACCAACGCGAGGTGGGCACCGGCTACTTCGACGCGGTGACCCAGACGGTCGAGCGCGAAGCCTCGACCACGGCGCTGCACGGCTCGACCGAGGACGAACAGTTCTTCGACGGCAAGAAGGTCGCCTGA